The following proteins come from a genomic window of Montipora foliosa isolate CH-2021 chromosome 2, ASM3666993v2, whole genome shotgun sequence:
- the LOC137993322 gene encoding uncharacterized protein isoform X1, which produces MTMGLLLSWLIVCFVSGFAQELNRAAVSTNGSCESVVKELARHRHPHMVVRHCCNYTKVIYHCINGYRIEDAETMQRCKDGRLTGRLPECRFPKVTSCGNPGTIRHGYFVGSDFNVGNTVEYRCTRGYKLHGSALSKCKKHGTWTQRPLCVEKNVMDVNEATAFIRHNLIDKNVEHLCSKNGSCSIMEQRKRRSLDLDYSGGLDVIFLVDGSNGVSKEDYRIGLKFAQELIRVLAATIPRGDIRVAVVSYNSKPYTSLNFASPSDRVIKKIGSLKKPGGCGTSLGRAIYMTRRRVVPNTRTNSNKAMFVISTGVLNIGTSHPKAARLLESEKSFQVFAIAIGKTPNKRLLSSVVSQPEKSHVIFLRYYGDVFDAVRRTVITKKRGPTECGISVTKPRSRNVRGNKATSGVWPWQINIYWDGSLVCNGALIHKEWVITAAHCFYSKTWRPIVRPASRYTIKAGGHHLGDRKTSPEQIIEASKIFIHDNYERQSHENDIALVKLDRTVKLGKYVSLVCLPEMNEDLAVPGKHGFVAGWGEKQKNSKKDKKSKQSRKKSRSEITVHIALAISPNKVCKNSTKEAFNSTVMFCAGGGDKPGKHSCRGDGGGPFLRERYDSRSRKYRWTVAGLVSWGDGCGVKGRYNFFTRVAPYFRWIEDIRNPLKKDKRQLRRRG; this is translated from the exons ATGACTATG GGGCTGCTGCTGTCTTGGCTGATTGTCTGTTTCGTCAGCGGTTTTGCGCAGGAGTTAAACAGAG CAGCTGTTTCAACCAATGGAAGCTGCGAGTCAGTGGTAAAGGAACTTGCTCGGCATCGTCATCCTCACATGGTTGTAAGACACTGCTGTAACTATACAAAGGTTATTTATCACTGCATTAATGGCTACAGAATTGAAGATGCAGAGACAATGCAGCGTTGTAAGGACGGCAGATTGACGGGGAGACTTCCTGAATGTAGATTTCCAAAAG TTACCAGCTGTGGAAACCCGGGAACAATTAGACACGGATACTTTGTTGGCTCAGACTTCAATGTCGGTAACACAGTGGAATACAGATGCACCCGCGGTTACAAACTTCATGGTTCAGCGTTAAGCAAGTGCAAGAAACATGGGACATGGACCCAGCGCCCGCTTTGCGTAG AAAAAAACGTCATGGATGTTAATGAAGCCACAGCTTTCATCCGTCATAATCTTATAGACAAGAACGTTGAACACTTATGCAGCAAAAATGGCTCTTGCTCAATAATGGAGCAAAGAAAACGCCGTTCGCTTGATTTAGATTACAGTGGAGGGTTGGATGTGATTTTTCTCGTGGACGGATCGAATGGCGTTTCTAAGGAAGACTACAGAATTGGACTTAAGTTTGCTCAGGAGCTTATCAGGGTCCTAGCGGCTACAATTCC GAGAGGGGACATTCGTGTGGCAGTAGTCTCATACAACAGCAAACCATACACCTCCTTAAATTTTGCATCTCCTTCAGACAGAGTAATAAAGAAGATAGGATCACTAAAAAAACCCGGGGGGTGCGGCACATCCCTAGGGAGGGCCATATACATGACAAGACGGCGGGTGGTCCCTAACACGCGGACCAACAGCAACAAAGCCATGTTTGTTATTAGCACCGGAGTTCTGAACATAGGAACGAGTCATCCCAAAGCAGCGCGTTTATTGGAGAGCGAAAAGTCATTTCAGGTTTTCGCCATTGCCATTGGAAAGACTCCCAACAAGCGGTTACTATCATCTGTCGTTTCTCAACCAGAAAAGAGTCATGTGATATTTCTGAGGTATTATGGAGATGTATTTGATGCAGTGCGGCGCACAGTTATCACAAAGAAGAGAG GTCCTACAGAATGCGGTATTAGTGTAACCAAACCACGATCACGAAATGTGCGTGGCAACAAGGCAACAAGTGGCGTGTGGCCCTGGCAAATCAATATTTACTGGGACG GTTCACTTGTGTGTAACGGAGCGCTGATTCATAAGGAATGGGTCATCACTGCAGCTCATTGTTTTTATTCCAAAACATGGAGACCAATCGTTCGTCCAGCGTCCAG GTACACAATCAAAGCAGGTGGGCATCATCTGGGAGACAGAAAGACAAGTCCTGAACAAATCATCGAAGCGTCAAAAATCTTTATTCACGACAACTATGAACGTCAAAGTCACGAAAATGATATAGCCCTTGTAAAGCTGGACAGAACAGTAAAGCTTGGAAAGTACGTCAGCCTGGTATGTTTGCCGGAAATGAATGAGGACTTGGCCGTACCAGGGAAACATGGTTTTGTCGCTGGATggggagaaaaacaaaagaattcaaaaAAAGACAAGAAGTCTAAACAGAGCCGAAAGAAAAGTCGAAGTGAGATTACTGTTCACATAGCATTAGCAATCTCACCAAATAAGGTTTGCAAAAATAGCACCAAAGAGGCATTTAACAGCACTGTTATGTTTTGCGCCGGAGGTGGTGACAAGCCTGGCAAACATTCGTGTCGGGGAGATGGCGGCGGACCGTTTCTGCGTGAACGCTACGATTCCCGATCAAGAAAATATCGTTGGACTGTCGCCGGACTTGTGAGCTGGGGCGATGGATGTGGGGTCAAGGGTCGTTATAATTTTTTCACGCGCGTAGCACCTTATTTTCGCTGGATAGAGGACATTCGGAATCCTTTGAAAAAAGATAAGCGGCAGTTGCGGAGAAGAGGATAA
- the LOC137993322 gene encoding uncharacterized protein isoform X2: MTMGLLLSWLIVCFVSGFAQELNRAVSTNGSCESVVKELARHRHPHMVVRHCCNYTKVIYHCINGYRIEDAETMQRCKDGRLTGRLPECRFPKVTSCGNPGTIRHGYFVGSDFNVGNTVEYRCTRGYKLHGSALSKCKKHGTWTQRPLCVEKNVMDVNEATAFIRHNLIDKNVEHLCSKNGSCSIMEQRKRRSLDLDYSGGLDVIFLVDGSNGVSKEDYRIGLKFAQELIRVLAATIPRGDIRVAVVSYNSKPYTSLNFASPSDRVIKKIGSLKKPGGCGTSLGRAIYMTRRRVVPNTRTNSNKAMFVISTGVLNIGTSHPKAARLLESEKSFQVFAIAIGKTPNKRLLSSVVSQPEKSHVIFLRYYGDVFDAVRRTVITKKRGPTECGISVTKPRSRNVRGNKATSGVWPWQINIYWDGSLVCNGALIHKEWVITAAHCFYSKTWRPIVRPASRYTIKAGGHHLGDRKTSPEQIIEASKIFIHDNYERQSHENDIALVKLDRTVKLGKYVSLVCLPEMNEDLAVPGKHGFVAGWGEKQKNSKKDKKSKQSRKKSRSEITVHIALAISPNKVCKNSTKEAFNSTVMFCAGGGDKPGKHSCRGDGGGPFLRERYDSRSRKYRWTVAGLVSWGDGCGVKGRYNFFTRVAPYFRWIEDIRNPLKKDKRQLRRRG; encoded by the exons ATGACTATG GGGCTGCTGCTGTCTTGGCTGATTGTCTGTTTCGTCAGCGGTTTTGCGCAGGAGTTAAACAGAG CTGTTTCAACCAATGGAAGCTGCGAGTCAGTGGTAAAGGAACTTGCTCGGCATCGTCATCCTCACATGGTTGTAAGACACTGCTGTAACTATACAAAGGTTATTTATCACTGCATTAATGGCTACAGAATTGAAGATGCAGAGACAATGCAGCGTTGTAAGGACGGCAGATTGACGGGGAGACTTCCTGAATGTAGATTTCCAAAAG TTACCAGCTGTGGAAACCCGGGAACAATTAGACACGGATACTTTGTTGGCTCAGACTTCAATGTCGGTAACACAGTGGAATACAGATGCACCCGCGGTTACAAACTTCATGGTTCAGCGTTAAGCAAGTGCAAGAAACATGGGACATGGACCCAGCGCCCGCTTTGCGTAG AAAAAAACGTCATGGATGTTAATGAAGCCACAGCTTTCATCCGTCATAATCTTATAGACAAGAACGTTGAACACTTATGCAGCAAAAATGGCTCTTGCTCAATAATGGAGCAAAGAAAACGCCGTTCGCTTGATTTAGATTACAGTGGAGGGTTGGATGTGATTTTTCTCGTGGACGGATCGAATGGCGTTTCTAAGGAAGACTACAGAATTGGACTTAAGTTTGCTCAGGAGCTTATCAGGGTCCTAGCGGCTACAATTCC GAGAGGGGACATTCGTGTGGCAGTAGTCTCATACAACAGCAAACCATACACCTCCTTAAATTTTGCATCTCCTTCAGACAGAGTAATAAAGAAGATAGGATCACTAAAAAAACCCGGGGGGTGCGGCACATCCCTAGGGAGGGCCATATACATGACAAGACGGCGGGTGGTCCCTAACACGCGGACCAACAGCAACAAAGCCATGTTTGTTATTAGCACCGGAGTTCTGAACATAGGAACGAGTCATCCCAAAGCAGCGCGTTTATTGGAGAGCGAAAAGTCATTTCAGGTTTTCGCCATTGCCATTGGAAAGACTCCCAACAAGCGGTTACTATCATCTGTCGTTTCTCAACCAGAAAAGAGTCATGTGATATTTCTGAGGTATTATGGAGATGTATTTGATGCAGTGCGGCGCACAGTTATCACAAAGAAGAGAG GTCCTACAGAATGCGGTATTAGTGTAACCAAACCACGATCACGAAATGTGCGTGGCAACAAGGCAACAAGTGGCGTGTGGCCCTGGCAAATCAATATTTACTGGGACG GTTCACTTGTGTGTAACGGAGCGCTGATTCATAAGGAATGGGTCATCACTGCAGCTCATTGTTTTTATTCCAAAACATGGAGACCAATCGTTCGTCCAGCGTCCAG GTACACAATCAAAGCAGGTGGGCATCATCTGGGAGACAGAAAGACAAGTCCTGAACAAATCATCGAAGCGTCAAAAATCTTTATTCACGACAACTATGAACGTCAAAGTCACGAAAATGATATAGCCCTTGTAAAGCTGGACAGAACAGTAAAGCTTGGAAAGTACGTCAGCCTGGTATGTTTGCCGGAAATGAATGAGGACTTGGCCGTACCAGGGAAACATGGTTTTGTCGCTGGATggggagaaaaacaaaagaattcaaaaAAAGACAAGAAGTCTAAACAGAGCCGAAAGAAAAGTCGAAGTGAGATTACTGTTCACATAGCATTAGCAATCTCACCAAATAAGGTTTGCAAAAATAGCACCAAAGAGGCATTTAACAGCACTGTTATGTTTTGCGCCGGAGGTGGTGACAAGCCTGGCAAACATTCGTGTCGGGGAGATGGCGGCGGACCGTTTCTGCGTGAACGCTACGATTCCCGATCAAGAAAATATCGTTGGACTGTCGCCGGACTTGTGAGCTGGGGCGATGGATGTGGGGTCAAGGGTCGTTATAATTTTTTCACGCGCGTAGCACCTTATTTTCGCTGGATAGAGGACATTCGGAATCCTTTGAAAAAAGATAAGCGGCAGTTGCGGAGAAGAGGATAA